A window of Micromonospora eburnea genomic DNA:
TCCTCGATCAATCGCAACGCGATCCCCGGGAGGTGTGGGCGAGCGGGTTCCTCGCGGTGCCACCACACCTTCGCCCCCGCCGGAGCGGGAGCCTCATTCGTCGCCCGGTGACGGGGGCCGGCCGGCGGGCTCTACTGGGCGCGTGACGCCGTTCTTCCCGCAGCTCGGGAGGGTCTTCGCGGGCCGTCGCCAGACCGCCTCGCAGCAACCGGCGGCTCTCTGACTGGCGGGTCGGCGCGCTACTCGGCTCCGTCGCAGCTTTGTCGGCGAGGGTAGCAGCCGATTCCGGGCCGTGTGACACCCTTTTCCCACGGTGGGGTGTTCAGCGTCACGACGTCCGCGGCGTGACGGCGGTCGCCCGACGTTCATCGACCGGCACCGTCCGGCGTAGGCTCGGATTCGTGACGATCGAGCACTCCACGCCGACGACCCCGCAGGCCAGCAGCAGCACCGTGGCACCCGAGGGGCGACGGCTGCTGCGGATCGAGGCGCGCAACGCCGAGACGCCGATCGAGCGCAAGCCGCCGTGGATCAAGGTCAAGGCCAAGATGGGGCCGGAGTACACGCAACTACGTGGGCTGGTCTCGCGCGAGGGGCTGCACACGGTCTGCCAGGAGGCCGGCTGCCCCAACATCTACGAGTGCTGGGAGGACCGGGAGGCCACCTTCCTCATCGGTGGCGACCAGTGCACCCGGCGCTGCGACTTCTGCCAGATCGACACCGGCAAGCCGGCCGAGTTCGACGCCGACGAGCCCCGCCGGGTCGCCGAGTCGGTCGCCGCGATGGGCCTGCGCTACGCCACCATCACCGGCGTCGCCCGCGACGACCTGCCCGACGGCGGCGCCTGGCTCTACGCCGAGACGGTCCGGCAGATCCACGCCCTGCGGTCCGGCTGCGGCGTCGAACTGCTGATCCCCGACTTCAACGCGGTCCCCGAGCAGCTCGCCGAGGTCTTCGGCGCGCGGCCCGAGGTGCTGGCGCACAACGTGGAGACCGTGCCGCGGATCTTCAAGCGGATCCGCCCGGCGTTCCGCTACGAGCGCTCCCTCGACGTGATCCGCCAGGCCCGCGCCGCCGGCCTGGTCACCAAGAGCAACCTGATCCTCGGCATGGGCGAGGAGCGGGCCGAGGTCTCCCAGGCGCTGCGCGACCTGCACGAGGCCGGCTGCGAGCTGATCACCATCACGCAGTACCTGCGCCCCTCCCCCCGGCACCACCCGGTCACCCGCTGGGTCAAGCCGGAGGAGTTCGTCGAGCTGCGCGAGGAGGCCGAGGAGATCGGCTTCGCCGGCGTGATGAGCGGCCCACTGGTCCGCTCGTCGTACCGCGCCGGACGCCTCTACCAGCAGGCGCTGGCGGCCCGGGGCAGCCTGCCGACCCCCGCCTGACCCCACCCTCGCCTCGGCCGGTGGCGTGTGCCAGCCGGCCGGGATCGTCGTGACCGGCGCCTGACCACGGCACGCCCAGCCACGTCGTCACACCCTCCGTTACCCATCCGTTACACAACGCGTGACGTTATGTGCCGGTTTGTGCGGCTTTGCGGCGTACGGATGGCGGCGGCGTGTGCCCCTGCCCGTGGTGCTGGCCGCCCTCGCCATCGTGGCCGGGGTCGCGTACCGGCTGTGGCTGCTGCGGCACGACGCCCCACCGACCAACAGCGACGAGGCCACCATGGGGCTCGCCGCGCTGCACATCGCCCAGGGACGACACCTGCCGGTCTGGTTCTACGGCCAGGCGTACATGGGGACGCTGGAGGCGTACCTCGCCGCCCCGCTGTTCGCGCTGGCCGGGCCGTCGGTGCTGGCGCTGCGGATGCCGACCCTCGCGCTGTACGCGCTCTTCCTCGTCCTGTCCTGGCGGCTCACCCGCCGGCTCGGCGGAGAACCCTGGTACGCCCTGCTGGTCGTCGCCTTCCTCGCGCTCGGCTCCGACCGGGTGGTGAAGAACCAGCTCATCGCCGGCGGCGGCTATCCCGAGCTGAACCCGGCCGGGGTGGCGCTCGCCCTGCTCACCGTCGGGCTGTGCGCCGGCAGATCAGCAACCCGGTCGACGCCGGGCCGGGCCGGCCGGTCGAGGGCGCGGCCGGCGTCGGGCCGGGCCAGCCCGGCCCCCGGCGTCATCGGCGCCGATCCCGACGCCGGGGCGCGGCTGCCGCGCTGGGCGGCCTGGGGGCTGGTCTCCGGGCTGATGCTCTGGGTCGACCCGCTGGTGCTGCCCTACGTCCTCACGACCGGCGCGGTGCTGGTGGCCCGCCGGCGACGGGAGCTCGCCGCCCGGGCGGGGCCGGTCGTGGCGGGCGCGCTGCTGCTCGGCGCGGCGCCGATGCTGCTGGACAGCCTCCGGCACGGCCGCAACCCGCTCGCCGCGATCCTCGACGCCAGCGGCGGGGAGGCGGCGACCTGGGGTGAGCGGCTGTACGGCGGGCTGGTGCTCGGGCCGCCGCTCGGCATGGGCTTCTGCTCGCCCGGCCACTGCGCCGACTGGCAGCTCTGGTGGGCGGTCGCCTTCCCGGCCCTGCTGCTCCTCGGCACGGCGGTCGCCTGGCGTGCCCTGCGAACGCCGATCCCGGCCACCCCGCCCGCGTCCCCGCCGCCGGGTGCGGTCGCCGCAGATCTCGGACACCTGCCGTTCGGACGGGACGGTAAGCGCCCAAGACCTGGCCAACCCGAGAGCGGCGACGACGAACGACGCGTGTCGGCGGCGGTACGGCTGGCGTTGCTGGCCGGGGCGGCAGCGGTGCTGCTCGCGTACACGGTGAGCAGCGCGGCCGGACGGACGCCGGTGGAGAGCGCCCGTTACCTCTCCTGTCTCGCGGTCGCCACGCCCGCCCTGCTCTGGCCACTGTGGCGCGCGGCGCGACGCGGCATCGTGCGCGGCGTCGGCCAGGGCGACACCGGCGTCGAGTCCGAGGATGTCGGCCGGGCCCGTCACCGGGCACCGAGCGGGGCGAGCCGGGCCGCCCGGGTCGGCGCGATCGCCGTGCTGGCGGCTGTCCTCGGCACGGCGACCGCCGCCACCGCCGACGCGATCGGTACGGTGCCGGCCGTGCAAGCCGAGGCGGACCGGCACCGGGCGCTCGTCGACGCCCTCGACGGGCTGGGCGTACGGCATGTGCGGGGCGGCTACTGGACCTGCAACCGACTCACCTTCGAAAGCGGCGAGAACGTGGCCTGCGCGGTGGTCGACGACGAGTTGCGCCCCGGACTCGACCGCTGGCCGGCGTACCGGCGGGTGGTGGCGGCCGACCCGGACGCGGCCTGGGTCGCACCGGTCGGCTCACCGCTGGCCGCCACGCTCGACCGGCGGCTCGATCCGAACCGGGGCCTGCTGGACCGGCCGCTCGACCCGCGCCGGGGCACGCTCGACGTGGTCGCCGTCGACGGCTGGCGGATCTACCTGCCCCGGCACTGACCCACCCGTGCGTGGCACCGCGCGGGAACGGTCAGCGGGCGTCCGGCTGCGGCACCGGGTCGCGGTCGAGCAGGCCGAGGCGGTGAGCCAGCGCCGCGGCCTCCACCCGGTTGCGTACGTCCAGCTTGGCGATGATCCGGGACACGTGCACGCTGGCCGTCTTCGGCGAGATGAAGAGACGTTCGGCGATCCGGCTATTGCTGTGCCCCTCGGCGACCAGGCGCAGCACCTCCTGCTCCCGGCTGGTGAGCAGGTCCGGTCCGGGGCGGCCACCGACGCGCAGCCCGACCCGGCGGGCCA
This region includes:
- the lipA gene encoding lipoyl synthase; translated protein: MTAVARRSSTGTVRRRLGFVTIEHSTPTTPQASSSTVAPEGRRLLRIEARNAETPIERKPPWIKVKAKMGPEYTQLRGLVSREGLHTVCQEAGCPNIYECWEDREATFLIGGDQCTRRCDFCQIDTGKPAEFDADEPRRVAESVAAMGLRYATITGVARDDLPDGGAWLYAETVRQIHALRSGCGVELLIPDFNAVPEQLAEVFGARPEVLAHNVETVPRIFKRIRPAFRYERSLDVIRQARAAGLVTKSNLILGMGEERAEVSQALRDLHEAGCELITITQYLRPSPRHHPVTRWVKPEEFVELREEAEEIGFAGVMSGPLVRSSYRAGRLYQQALAARGSLPTPA